A DNA window from Rhizobium sp. NXC14 contains the following coding sequences:
- a CDS encoding peptidoglycan DD-metalloendopeptidase family protein — MRFSLSPKFSKSAGNLLIVGLLASTATGCSSDVTRFGGLFSSSGRDQITTSSIPPSGQQGDPVPRADLGGSAVASQSGYGGGNNTLNQPYPARQSYEPVRTSSARMASSPVSIQRSDLAAPTAAAPSRQREKEVALAQPFPASAQLDKQRLVAPAAPKPTPDSLTTGTTPKVSGWSATNAPSVTLRPGESIATLSRRFGVPEKEILRVNNLKMASAAKPGQAILIPTLNGGNAVKAASQAADLSKPGNMPDPAKAPEQKVAVVPGANSARDKTMASADPTGKVPVGAGKDPKTPGGSYVVKQGDSLAKIAKATGTNIDDLKAANNLSANSLRVGQALKLPNGSADTVKTASIPAEKVESKPADPAPAQQTASVQPAPYKAPVATQSVDDVEKKSDVSSDAPESTGIGKYRWPVRGQVIAAYGANVNGNRNDGIDISVPQGTPIKAAENGVVIYAGNGLKELGNTVLVRHDDGTVTVYGNADTLSVTRGQKIQRGQTVAVSGMSGDVKQPQVHFEVRKDASPVNPMTFLE; from the coding sequence TGCGTTTCAGTCTTTCGCCGAAGTTCAGTAAGTCGGCCGGTAATCTCCTGATTGTTGGCCTGCTGGCGAGTACCGCAACAGGCTGCAGTTCCGATGTGACACGGTTCGGCGGCTTGTTTTCCTCCTCGGGGCGGGATCAGATTACCACCAGTTCCATTCCGCCCAGCGGTCAGCAAGGCGATCCGGTGCCGCGCGCCGATCTCGGCGGTTCCGCCGTTGCCAGTCAGTCCGGTTACGGCGGCGGCAATAATACGCTGAATCAGCCCTATCCAGCGCGTCAGAGTTACGAGCCGGTGCGCACGTCGAGCGCGCGCATGGCTTCCTCGCCGGTCTCGATACAGCGTTCCGATCTCGCCGCTCCGACGGCCGCGGCGCCGTCCCGCCAGCGGGAAAAGGAAGTCGCGCTTGCCCAGCCGTTCCCCGCTTCGGCGCAGCTTGATAAGCAGCGGCTCGTAGCGCCCGCTGCCCCGAAGCCGACGCCCGATTCTTTGACGACGGGCACGACGCCGAAGGTTTCCGGCTGGTCAGCGACCAACGCGCCTTCCGTCACGCTGCGCCCGGGTGAGAGCATTGCGACGTTGTCGCGGCGCTTTGGCGTTCCGGAAAAGGAAATCCTGCGCGTCAATAATCTGAAGATGGCTTCTGCCGCTAAGCCTGGCCAGGCAATCCTGATCCCGACTTTGAATGGCGGCAATGCCGTCAAGGCGGCTTCGCAGGCGGCCGATCTTTCCAAGCCCGGCAATATGCCGGACCCGGCCAAGGCGCCGGAACAGAAGGTCGCTGTTGTCCCCGGCGCCAATTCCGCCCGGGACAAGACCATGGCGAGCGCCGATCCCACCGGCAAGGTTCCGGTTGGCGCCGGCAAGGACCCGAAGACACCGGGCGGCAGCTATGTCGTCAAGCAGGGCGATTCGCTGGCGAAGATCGCAAAGGCGACAGGCACCAACATCGACGATCTCAAGGCCGCCAACAATCTTTCGGCGAATTCGCTGCGTGTCGGACAGGCCCTGAAGCTTCCGAATGGCAGTGCAGATACTGTCAAGACCGCATCGATCCCGGCTGAGAAGGTCGAGTCGAAGCCGGCTGATCCGGCGCCCGCCCAACAAACCGCCTCCGTTCAGCCCGCGCCTTACAAGGCGCCGGTCGCCACCCAGTCCGTTGACGATGTCGAGAAGAAGTCCGACGTTAGCTCCGACGCACCGGAATCGACCGGCATCGGCAAATATCGCTGGCCGGTCCGCGGTCAGGTGATTGCCGCCTACGGCGCCAACGTCAACGGCAACCGCAATGACGGCATCGATATCTCGGTACCGCAGGGCACGCCGATCAAAGCCGCGGAAAACGGCGTCGTTATTTATGCCGGTAACGGCCTGAAAGAGCTCGGCAATACAGTACTCGTCCGTCATGACGACGGCACCGTCACCGTCTACGGCAACGCCGACACGCTGAGCGTCACCCGTGGTCAGAAGATTCAACGCGGGCAGACCGTCGCCGTCTCCGGCATGAGCGGCGATGTCAAGCAGCCGCAGGTCCATTTCGAGGTCCGCAAGGACGCCTCGCCGGTCAATCCGATGACTTTCCTGGAATAG
- a CDS encoding ATP-binding protein — protein sequence MTEEINTALLAELKRLADAVQRLAGPAPAVNDWNAADCFVWAPSRQYLQPVKKPNRVALKLIRGVDHVRDILHENTVRFAEGYAANNVLLWGARGMGKSSLVKAVHEDVRRESGVPLKLVEVHREDIASLPNLLDLLKDTPYRVIVFCDDLSFDHDDTAYKSLKAALDGGVEGRPDNVLFYATSNRRHLLPRHMMENEQSTAINPSEAVEEKVSLSDRFGLWLGFHKCSQEDYLGMIDGYADHFKLGLDRDKMHAEALEWATTRGARSGRVAWQYIQDLAGRMRVHIGRA from the coding sequence ACCAGCACCTGCCGTCAACGATTGGAATGCGGCCGACTGTTTCGTCTGGGCACCGTCGCGTCAGTATCTGCAGCCGGTGAAGAAGCCGAACCGGGTGGCGCTGAAACTCATCCGCGGTGTCGACCACGTGCGCGACATCCTGCATGAGAATACGGTGCGGTTCGCCGAGGGTTATGCGGCCAACAACGTGCTTCTCTGGGGCGCGCGCGGCATGGGCAAATCCTCGCTTGTCAAGGCCGTGCATGAGGATGTCAGGCGCGAGAGCGGCGTGCCGCTGAAGCTGGTCGAGGTTCATCGCGAGGATATTGCGAGCCTGCCCAACCTGCTCGACCTGCTGAAGGACACGCCGTACCGTGTGATCGTCTTCTGCGATGACCTCTCCTTCGATCACGACGACACCGCCTACAAGTCACTGAAGGCGGCACTCGATGGCGGGGTCGAAGGGCGGCCCGACAATGTGCTCTTTTACGCAACGTCAAATCGGCGCCATCTTCTGCCGCGTCACATGATGGAAAACGAACAGTCGACGGCGATCAATCCATCGGAGGCCGTCGAGGAAAAGGTTTCGCTGTCCGACCGCTTCGGTCTTTGGCTCGGCTTTCACAAATGCAGCCAGGAAGACTATCTCGGCATGATTGACGGCTATGCCGATCACTTCAAGCTCGGTCTCGACCGTGACAAGATGCATGCCGAGGCGCTGGAATGGGCAACGACACGCGGTGCGCGCTCCGGCCGCGTGGCCTGGCAATATATCCAGGATCTGGCCGGACGTATGCGCGTTCATATCGGCCGGGCGTAG